Proteins co-encoded in one Polaromonas vacuolata genomic window:
- a CDS encoding cbb3-type cytochrome c oxidase subunit II yields MDNELKLVSGAMVALAVATATLVVLPYMEVRDIKPPPGLSPYTSAELRGRAVYISNGCVYCHSQQPRDSKFGPDGLRGWGRASVPGDYTYDKPHLLGSMRTGPDLFNIAARQPSKDWHLGHLYQPRAYTPGSIMPSYPYLFNVKSAKEAEAEGEKPLTLPPAYGPNVGMVVVPTPDALDLVRYLLSLDHTYPVLPALPTPTSTSTP; encoded by the coding sequence ATGGATAACGAACTCAAGCTGGTCTCTGGCGCCATGGTGGCGCTGGCGGTGGCAACCGCTACTTTGGTCGTGCTGCCGTATATGGAGGTGCGTGACATCAAGCCGCCGCCTGGTCTTTCGCCCTACACCAGCGCTGAGCTGCGTGGCCGTGCTGTCTACATTTCCAACGGCTGTGTTTACTGCCATAGCCAGCAGCCGCGCGACAGTAAGTTCGGCCCTGACGGTCTACGTGGCTGGGGCCGGGCCTCGGTGCCGGGCGACTACACCTATGACAAGCCGCACTTGCTCGGCAGCATGCGTACTGGCCCGGATTTGTTTAATATCGCCGCGCGCCAACCCAGCAAAGATTGGCATTTGGGTCATTTGTATCAGCCGCGGGCTTACACGCCAGGCTCCATCATGCCGTCTTACCCGTATTTGTTTAATGTGAAAAGTGCCAAAGAAGCTGAGGCCGAAGGCGAAAAGCCTCTGACCTTGCCGCCAGCCTACGGGCCTAACGTGGGTATGGTGGTGGTGCCTACGCCGGATGCGTTAGATCTGGTGCGTTATCTGCTCTCGCTCGACCACACTTATCCGGTACTACCGGCTTTGCCAACGCCAACGTCCACCTCCACGCCTTGA
- a CDS encoding GLUG motif-containing protein, protein MNHIYRSIWNATVGTYVAASEVSKSAGKKNRFKRVGFALKAGVAITLSAWVSAALALPALSNDQGNLQVQVQGNAQTVGSTVITQSNNTLSITQKSQNIALNWLRFNINAGETVAFNQTGPSSVALNRVILSEPSNILGNLTANGKVFLINPAGIVFVSGATVNVGGLVASTRDITDSNFASGQMIFSGASSASVSNNGSITANSGYVALLGARVENTGTITANSGTVVLAAGNQMTLDIARDKLLGVNISEAAVNAMVQNGGQIIADGGQVLLSAQAANDLLSSAVNNTGLIQAQTLSSSSGSIKLLAGKQNGSVNVGGILDASSLIAKSGGYIETSAARVQVDSKAVLNTLAQIDSTGGWLIKTTDFTIDNQVTPSAGRGMSATILQNNLATTNIEIAAFSNSNNTETSNINVNANLSWNANKLTLTAQRDVNINAVMTANITASLAMKTASTDRIDGTDGHDDGIGTVNVALGKSGFLGRVDLNDSSTLSINVFDHTIVRNQSELQSINTNLNRHYALGDDVSLIGFFSPVGTPTNPFTGFFEGLGHKVNNLGLNPTITNRVGFFRNTLNAKIRNIGLENVDVAGSINVGALVGFNDSTDINNSYAKGSVTGTVLSIGGLVGYNKSGNISGSFSDIVVTSSDNANLTGGLVGFNEGNISRSFALGPVSAGLHSANTGGLTGYNAGNITNSFAAGAVKTKDTSRYTGGLAGSNVGTIDSSYAAGAVTTGNSSSNTGGLTGYNRDSGNINNSYATGTVTAGNASSNTGGLVGNNENMISSSYANNMVNTGENSSNIGGLTGGNSSASTISNSYSLSSVTVGDASYYYGGLIGNNESSGNTVNSFYNIDTANLSNISIGGIYNLQFQDWMSSSRRGLAIANYFNVNSNGSYPIGSLQNLKDLLGFASAAGTGYKFVLTADLDLAPLPNYTIPVFAAAQLDGAGHTLGNLHISDVSRNSGIGFVGKLSALSSISNLGLVDLDISTQSALPGSNYVGGMVGDNYGSISTSFVTGKVSGTNYVGGLVGYNRGNGGTIENSYSSATVDGDSSVGALTGGNAATGVIKTSYAAGLVTGNQSVGGLIGEQIIDPINAAQLDNNFYDASVNAALVGIGNGADSPGSVIGLSATEIRKQASFNAVGVQASNWDFVNTWLINEGQTRPVLRSFQKPVVVAPLPPDVLPPAQLPPEQSPPTTATQQLPLPAELPTLAVVLPTPPLPMTPAGPSPLPLPLPPITTAILSAMPSAEDSISASLDVLIPGIKVIEKTSRCSINCSDLSVTQTGISLPKEALENLQTPSPIEK, encoded by the coding sequence GTGAATCACATTTACCGATCTATTTGGAATGCAACTGTAGGCACTTATGTAGCGGCTAGCGAAGTCAGTAAAAGTGCGGGTAAAAAAAACCGATTTAAGCGAGTCGGCTTTGCGCTCAAAGCTGGCGTTGCCATTACGTTGAGCGCATGGGTAAGTGCTGCGCTGGCACTGCCTGCGCTAAGCAATGATCAAGGCAATTTGCAAGTCCAGGTGCAAGGCAATGCGCAAACAGTCGGTTCAACTGTCATCACACAATCAAACAATACTTTGTCAATTACACAGAAGAGCCAAAACATCGCGCTGAACTGGTTGAGGTTTAACATCAATGCCGGCGAGACCGTCGCCTTTAACCAAACTGGACCCAGCTCAGTTGCACTCAATCGGGTAATACTCTCAGAGCCCTCTAACATTCTGGGCAATCTAACGGCTAATGGAAAAGTCTTTCTCATCAATCCCGCAGGCATTGTGTTTGTCTCGGGTGCAACGGTTAATGTAGGCGGCTTGGTAGCGTCTACGCGCGACATCACGGACAGCAACTTTGCATCGGGACAAATGATTTTTTCAGGCGCTAGCAGTGCAAGCGTGAGCAATAACGGCAGCATCACGGCGAACAGCGGCTATGTCGCACTACTAGGAGCGAGGGTAGAAAATACTGGCACGATTACTGCCAATAGTGGCACTGTTGTTCTAGCCGCAGGCAATCAAATGACGCTTGATATTGCTAGAGACAAACTTTTAGGTGTGAACATTAGCGAAGCTGCAGTTAACGCCATGGTGCAAAACGGTGGTCAAATAATTGCCGATGGCGGTCAGGTTTTACTCAGCGCTCAAGCGGCTAACGATTTACTCAGCAGTGCGGTCAACAACACTGGCTTAATTCAAGCACAAACGCTTTCAAGCTCAAGTGGCAGTATCAAGCTACTGGCTGGCAAACAAAACGGTAGTGTGAATGTAGGCGGCATTTTGGATGCGAGCTCGTTAATAGCTAAAAGTGGTGGTTATATTGAGACTAGCGCAGCGCGCGTTCAGGTTGACAGCAAAGCCGTGCTAAACACATTAGCACAAATCGATAGCACCGGAGGCTGGCTAATTAAGACTACCGATTTCACCATCGACAATCAAGTCACGCCGTCTGCTGGTCGCGGCATGAGCGCGACAATATTACAAAATAATTTAGCCACAACCAATATTGAAATCGCTGCGTTTTCAAATTCAAACAACACTGAGACAAGCAATATCAATGTCAATGCCAATCTGTCGTGGAATGCCAATAAATTAACCCTTACCGCACAAAGAGACGTAAATATCAATGCTGTGATGACAGCTAACATTACTGCATCGCTAGCCATGAAGACGGCCAGCACAGACAGAATTGACGGAACAGATGGTCATGACGACGGCATTGGGACGGTTAACGTGGCGCTGGGTAAAAGCGGCTTTTTAGGCCGGGTCGATTTGAACGACTCAAGCACGTTGAGCATCAATGTTTTCGATCACACCATTGTTAGAAACCAATCAGAATTACAAAGCATCAATACGAATTTAAACCGACATTACGCGCTGGGAGATGACGTTTCATTAATCGGGTTTTTTAGCCCTGTAGGGACGCCTACAAATCCCTTTACAGGTTTTTTTGAAGGCCTTGGTCACAAGGTTAACAACCTAGGATTAAATCCAACGATAACTAATCGCGTTGGATTTTTCCGTAACACATTGAACGCCAAAATTAGAAATATCGGCCTTGAGAATGTCGATGTAGCAGGTAGTATCAATGTAGGTGCACTGGTGGGCTTTAACGACAGCACAGACATCAACAACAGCTACGCCAAGGGTTCTGTGACGGGAACTGTGCTGAGCATTGGTGGCTTAGTCGGTTACAACAAATCAGGAAACATAAGCGGCAGCTTTTCTGACATCGTCGTGACAAGTAGTGACAATGCAAACCTCACGGGCGGTCTGGTGGGTTTTAACGAAGGCAATATCAGCCGCAGTTTCGCGCTGGGTCCAGTGAGCGCTGGATTGCATAGCGCCAACACCGGTGGCCTGACGGGCTATAACGCAGGCAACATTACCAACAGCTTCGCCGCAGGCGCGGTAAAAACTAAAGACACTAGCCGTTACACGGGTGGTCTAGCGGGTAGTAATGTGGGCACGATTGATAGCAGCTACGCCGCAGGCGCGGTAACGACTGGCAACTCTAGCAGCAACACCGGTGGTCTGACGGGCTACAACAGAGACAGCGGCAATATAAACAACAGTTACGCCACGGGCACTGTGACAGCGGGAAACGCTAGCAGCAACACCGGCGGTCTTGTCGGCAATAACGAGAACATGATCAGTAGCAGTTACGCAAATAACATGGTGAACACTGGCGAGAACAGCAGCAACATCGGCGGTTTAACTGGCGGCAATTCCTCTGCCAGCACTATCAGCAATAGTTACTCTTTAAGCAGCGTGACAGTTGGCGATGCAAGCTACTACTACGGCGGCTTGATTGGCAATAATGAAAGTAGCGGCAACACCGTCAATTCCTTCTACAACATTGACACAGCCAATCTTTCCAACATCAGCATTGGCGGCATCTACAACCTTCAGTTTCAGGACTGGATGAGTTCAAGCAGGCGCGGCTTAGCGATTGCCAATTACTTTAATGTCAACAGCAACGGCAGCTACCCAATCGGCAGTTTGCAAAACCTCAAAGATCTGCTCGGGTTTGCCAGTGCGGCTGGCACTGGCTACAAATTTGTACTCACTGCTGATTTAGATTTAGCGCCGCTGCCCAACTACACCATACCGGTGTTTGCTGCCGCTCAGCTCGACGGCGCTGGGCACACGCTTGGCAATCTGCACATTAGCGATGTCAGTCGCAATTCGGGCATAGGCTTTGTTGGCAAACTCTCAGCCCTAAGCAGTATCAGCAATCTAGGTCTGGTTGACCTTGACATCTCTACCCAATCCGCTTTGCCGGGCAGCAACTATGTAGGCGGTATGGTGGGGGACAACTACGGCAGCATCAGCACCAGTTTCGTGACGGGTAAAGTCTCGGGCACAAACTACGTCGGTGGCTTGGTGGGCTATAACCGCGGCAACGGCGGCACGATTGAAAATAGCTACTCAAGCGCAACCGTCGATGGAGATTCTTCTGTAGGCGCACTGACCGGCGGCAACGCTGCAACTGGCGTAATAAAAACCAGCTACGCAGCCGGTTTGGTCACGGGCAATCAATCGGTGGGTGGATTGATTGGCGAACAAATCATTGACCCAATTAATGCAGCGCAGTTAGACAACAATTTTTACGATGCCAGCGTCAACGCAGCGCTTGTCGGGATAGGCAACGGCGCTGACAGCCCTGGCAGCGTAATCGGTCTGAGTGCGACTGAGATACGAAAGCAGGCAAGCTTTAACGCCGTAGGTGTGCAGGCTTCAAATTGGGACTTCGTCAATACCTGGCTGATAAATGAGGGCCAGACTCGCCCAGTGCTGCGCAGCTTCCAAAAGCCAGTGGTGGTGGCGCCTTTGCCACCGGATGTATTACCACCTGCTCAATTGCCACCAGAGCAATCTCCACCCACCACAGCGACGCAGCAACTACCCCTACCTGCTGAATTACCCACACTGGCTGTCGTATTGCCCACACCGCCGTTGCCAATGACACCAGCAGGGCCTTCGCCACTGCCACTGCCACTGCCACCCATTACAACCGCAATATTATCGGCTATGCCCTCGGCAGAAGACAGCATCTCGGCGAGTCTTGACGTTTTAATACCGGGAATCAAAGTGATTGAAAAAACAAGCCGATGCAGTATCAACTGCAGTGATTTAAGCGTGACTCAAACTGGCATTTCATTGCCAAAAGAAGCATTGGAAAACTTACAAACCCCATCACCAATCGAGAAATAA
- a CDS encoding c-type cytochrome — MQKIPDSKKLDKQSSQQRETNDPSERQRPIPALVGLITLTVALSGVAYILLSEPFGDAEMGDRRTLADLRPALAAAPGAVVNGKQVFSVNCAACHQANGKGLAGVFPPLDGSEWVVGDTRTLANILLHGVSGELVVMGNTYNGAMPAFKQLGDAELAAVTTYIRSEWSNKAPALTPEMFETERKADSRTTPFKGGEELKTLTSAKAS; from the coding sequence ATGCAGAAAATTCCTGACTCAAAAAAACTGGATAAGCAGTCTTCGCAGCAGCGTGAAACGAATGACCCCTCCGAGCGTCAGCGGCCTATTCCGGCCTTGGTCGGCTTGATCACCTTGACTGTTGCACTCTCCGGCGTGGCCTACATACTCTTATCTGAACCCTTTGGTGATGCCGAGATGGGCGACCGCCGCACATTAGCCGATCTCAGACCGGCACTGGCCGCAGCGCCCGGTGCTGTGGTGAATGGCAAGCAAGTTTTTAGCGTCAACTGCGCAGCCTGTCACCAAGCGAATGGCAAAGGTTTGGCCGGTGTATTTCCGCCGCTCGATGGCTCTGAGTGGGTAGTCGGTGATACCCGCACACTGGCGAATATTTTGCTGCATGGCGTGTCGGGCGAGTTGGTGGTGATGGGCAATACTTATAACGGCGCGATGCCGGCATTTAAGCAGCTTGGCGACGCCGAACTGGCCGCAGTCACGACTTATATTCGTAGTGAATGGTCGAACAAAGCGCCAGCACTGACACCCGAAATGTTCGAGACTGAGCGCAAAGCAGACAGCCGCACCACACCCTTTAAAGGCGGTGAAGAACTCAAAACTTTGACGTCGGCAAAGGCCTCTTGA
- a CDS encoding ShlB/FhaC/HecB family hemolysin secretion/activation protein: MRSTISMALILTSLSPAFAQQAPSADSELQQIQNQTPSQPLKQDKEIKIEKDEPPSVLADEGIKINVTQLKINGTDFFSEAQLLATTGFIPNTEMSLTELRAMASKITEFLRSQGEFLAQTYLPPQNIENGVVQMTALLGQYGQFTLNNHSRLSDATANGILNGLSTGEKISAAPLERYLLLLSDLPGVSIKSVLTPGASVGTSDLVLDIDNTQRVNGSVGANNHGNVYSGKNRLDASININEPAGLGDVATLHVLSSGSGLNYARAAYQIQFGQARVGVAYSGLEYQLGKEFETAKLSGNAQIASLYGSYPLIRSRKQNLSAQLAYDSKRFEDKQNATTPGTRDEKKAQVIMASVTGDYNDGAEGFLRGNYVVTYTRGNIDLNTASVLANDAISAQRNGHFSKLNYSLTHQQNIASSVSLYASLSGQLASKNLDGSEKMSLGGANSVRAYPSGEANADQGYALTLEARKQLALGSIKNMQLIGFIDTGSVSINKNPWPAVTTPNHKTLSGTGIGLNWVSNNNLVIKAYYAVKIGNTAATSAPDASGRFWLQASFYF; the protein is encoded by the coding sequence ATGCGATCAACGATCTCGATGGCGCTTATCTTGACAAGCCTTTCGCCGGCTTTCGCTCAACAAGCGCCCAGTGCCGATAGCGAGTTGCAACAAATACAAAATCAAACGCCATCCCAGCCGTTAAAACAAGACAAAGAAATTAAAATCGAAAAAGACGAGCCGCCGTCAGTGTTGGCCGATGAGGGTATCAAAATAAACGTCACGCAATTAAAAATTAACGGCACTGATTTTTTTAGCGAAGCGCAATTGCTAGCCACTACAGGTTTTATACCCAACACTGAGATGAGTCTGACTGAGCTGCGCGCCATGGCAAGCAAGATCACAGAATTTTTACGCAGCCAAGGCGAGTTCTTGGCACAGACTTATCTGCCGCCGCAAAACATAGAAAATGGCGTAGTGCAAATGACGGCGCTCTTAGGCCAATACGGTCAGTTCACACTCAACAACCATTCCCGCCTGAGCGACGCCACTGCCAACGGCATACTCAATGGCTTATCAACTGGCGAGAAGATTTCTGCCGCACCACTGGAAAGGTATTTGCTGCTGCTCTCAGACCTGCCGGGCGTGAGCATCAAGTCAGTATTAACACCTGGCGCATCAGTGGGGACTTCGGACTTAGTACTCGACATTGACAACACCCAAAGGGTTAATGGCAGCGTTGGCGCAAACAATCATGGCAATGTCTACAGCGGTAAAAATCGCCTAGATGCGAGCATCAATATCAACGAGCCCGCTGGCCTTGGCGATGTCGCTACCCTGCATGTACTGAGTTCTGGAAGCGGTCTGAACTATGCACGAGCGGCCTATCAAATTCAGTTCGGTCAAGCCAGAGTAGGCGTCGCTTACTCGGGTTTGGAGTACCAGTTGGGCAAGGAATTTGAAACTGCAAAACTCAGCGGCAATGCGCAGATTGCTAGTCTTTACGGCAGCTACCCTTTGATTCGCTCACGCAAACAAAATCTATCAGCCCAATTAGCCTACGACAGCAAGCGCTTTGAAGATAAGCAAAACGCTACTACGCCCGGCACAAGAGATGAGAAAAAAGCGCAAGTCATTATGGCCAGTGTGACAGGCGACTATAACGATGGTGCTGAGGGTTTTTTAAGAGGCAACTATGTCGTCACTTATACGCGCGGCAATATCGATTTAAACACCGCTAGCGTCCTCGCTAATGACGCGATCAGCGCGCAGCGCAATGGCCACTTTAGCAAGCTGAACTACAGCTTGACGCATCAGCAAAATATAGCAAGCTCTGTTTCCTTGTACGCGAGTCTCAGCGGACAACTGGCATCGAAAAATCTTGATGGTTCAGAAAAAATGAGTCTTGGTGGTGCCAACAGTGTGCGCGCTTACCCGTCTGGCGAGGCGAATGCAGATCAAGGTTATGCGCTTACCTTAGAAGCACGAAAGCAACTCGCGCTAGGCAGTATAAAAAATATGCAACTGATTGGATTTATCGATACCGGCAGCGTCAGTATTAATAAAAATCCGTGGCCAGCAGTGACCACACCAAACCATAAAACACTTAGCGGTACGGGCATAGGACTTAACTGGGTTAGCAACAACAACTTAGTGATTAAAGCCTATTACGCCGTGAAGATTGGCAACACAGCGGCGACCTCGGCACCGGATGCGTCTGGGCGTTTTTGGCTTCAAGCTAGTTTTTACTTTTAA
- a CDS encoding SCO family protein, whose protein sequence is MFKTAFISAVMALAAWAASSWLTHDYQVWTAEGARRLEVALNPVASPAVMLDGPGLRPQLLSHYLADGKSITLLDFVYTRCQTVCLSLGSVYQQMQAQLQQASLNSGQDQHVKLLSISFDGEHDNPKILKAYAARMNAETSLWRFARVANALENQRLLDAFEVVVVADDRGEFEHNAALLLIDEKGNLMRIFDYAEQQLALDYARYLAARITP, encoded by the coding sequence ATGTTTAAAACCGCATTCATTAGCGCCGTGATGGCGTTGGCCGCGTGGGCCGCTTCGAGTTGGCTCACGCATGACTACCAAGTCTGGACGGCAGAAGGCGCACGCCGCCTTGAAGTTGCACTAAACCCCGTAGCCAGTCCAGCGGTGATGCTGGACGGTCCGGGTTTAAGACCCCAATTACTGTCCCATTATTTGGCCGATGGCAAGTCCATCACGCTGCTGGACTTTGTCTACACGCGCTGCCAAACGGTTTGCTTAAGCCTAGGCTCTGTCTATCAACAAATGCAGGCGCAATTGCAGCAAGCGAGTCTTAACAGTGGTCAAGACCAGCATGTCAAACTGCTGTCGATTAGCTTTGATGGCGAGCATGACAATCCGAAAATTCTTAAAGCCTATGCGGCGCGTATGAATGCCGAGACTTCACTTTGGCGTTTTGCACGCGTCGCTAATGCATTAGAAAATCAGCGCTTATTAGACGCATTTGAAGTCGTGGTGGTGGCAGACGATCGCGGTGAGTTTGAGCACAATGCAGCGCTGTTGCTCATCGATGAGAAGGGCAATTTGATGCGTATTTTTGACTATGCCGAGCAGCAACTGGCACTTGATTACGCGCGCTATCTGGCCGCGAGGATTACGCCGTGA
- a CDS encoding aminotransferase class I/II-fold pyridoxal phosphate-dependent enzyme has protein sequence MYSMFGDFSPLPALVLMLEKYPKLHLYLDDAHGMSWTDPRGTGYVFQYIANHPRVVFCISQAKGFGAGGGVFLIADPKMRDLVRTLGQTMIFSGPIQIPVLGAAIAFANLHLSGEVELLQKDLSAKLELAEIKCREYGLPLVSKGLIPIFFIGIGTTPLAIAVCKQLKDANFLVNVAAYPAVPPGRSGLRISINASHTAAEITNLFDNIGQLLPKYLKAENSSMAKVASDFGCANLG, from the coding sequence ATGTATTCCATGTTTGGCGACTTTTCGCCTTTGCCGGCATTAGTGCTGATGTTAGAAAAATATCCAAAATTGCATCTGTACTTAGATGATGCACATGGAATGAGTTGGACCGATCCTCGTGGAACAGGTTATGTTTTTCAATATATAGCGAATCATCCAAGGGTAGTTTTTTGTATTTCGCAGGCAAAAGGCTTTGGCGCTGGCGGTGGTGTATTTTTAATTGCTGACCCAAAAATGCGTGACCTTGTTAGAACCCTGGGTCAGACAATGATTTTTTCTGGACCCATTCAAATTCCAGTTTTAGGTGCTGCGATAGCATTTGCTAATTTACATTTATCGGGAGAGGTTGAGCTACTACAAAAAGACTTATCTGCCAAACTTGAATTGGCGGAAATAAAATGTCGGGAATATGGCCTGCCTTTAGTGTCGAAGGGATTAATACCAATATTTTTTATTGGTATTGGTACTACTCCTTTAGCGATAGCTGTTTGTAAACAGCTCAAAGATGCTAATTTTCTAGTCAACGTTGCCGCCTATCCTGCTGTACCACCCGGAAGGTCTGGTTTACGCATCAGCATTAATGCTTCACATACAGCAGCAGAAATAACTAACCTTTTCGACAATATTGGGCAGTTACTACCCAAATATTTAAAAGCAGAAAATTCCAGTATGGCCAAAGTTGCAAGTGACTTTGGATGTGCGAATTTAGGATGA
- a CDS encoding TIGR04438 family Trp-rich protein codes for MYFLLLGIFLLLMKSLAFAPVVSWSWWLVLLPFLLAVLWWAWADWSGYTKRSVVKKIELRKQKRNDKLSQSLGMGSKPKK; via the coding sequence ATGTATTTCCTACTCTTGGGTATTTTTTTACTACTGATGAAATCGCTAGCCTTTGCCCCGGTTGTTAGCTGGAGCTGGTGGCTTGTGTTGCTGCCTTTTCTATTAGCGGTATTGTGGTGGGCTTGGGCGGATTGGTCGGGCTACACGAAGCGCTCAGTAGTCAAAAAAATAGAGCTGCGCAAACAAAAGCGAAACGACAAATTGTCGCAATCCTTGGGAATGGGTTCAAAACCTAAAAAGTAA
- the ilvD gene encoding dihydroxy-acid dehydratase encodes MEIKKIVLNPRSRNITEGKARAPNRSMYYAMGYEEADFVKPMIGVANGHSTITPCNSGLQKLADAAIDAIEEAGGNAQVFGTPTISDGMAMGTEGMKYSLVSREVISDCIETCVQGQWMDGVLVVGGCDKNMPGGLMGILRANVPAIYVYGGTIMPGHYKGKDLNIVSVFEAVGENAAGRMSDEDLLQIERRAIPGTGSCGGMYTANTMSSAFEALGISLPFSSTMANPHDEKLNSAKESARVLVQAIRKDIKPRDIVTKEAIENAVAVIMATGGSTNAVLHFLAIAHTAGVDWSIDDFERIRVKTPVLCDLKPSGKYLAVDLHKAGGIPQVMKMLLVAGLLHGDCLTISGQTVAEVLKDIPDAPRADQDVIRPIDKPMYAQGHLAILKGNLSPEGCVAKITGLKNPVMTGPARVFNDEQSALAAILAGKIVAGDVMVLRYLGPKGGPGMPEMLAPTGALIGAGLGESVGLITDGRFSGGTWGMVVGHVAPEAAAGGNIAFIEEDDSITIDARKLLLQLNVSDEVLAKRKVGWTAPAPRYTRGVQAKFAFNASSASKGAVLDDY; translated from the coding sequence ATGGAAATCAAAAAAATAGTCCTTAACCCGCGCAGCAGAAACATCACCGAAGGCAAGGCCCGCGCGCCGAATCGTTCTATGTACTACGCCATGGGCTACGAAGAAGCTGACTTCGTCAAACCCATGATTGGCGTGGCCAATGGACACAGCACCATTACCCCGTGCAACAGCGGCCTGCAAAAACTAGCTGATGCGGCGATTGATGCAATCGAAGAAGCCGGCGGCAATGCTCAAGTGTTTGGCACACCCACCATCTCCGACGGCATGGCCATGGGCACCGAAGGCATGAAGTACTCGCTAGTGAGCCGCGAAGTCATTTCAGACTGCATAGAAACCTGTGTGCAAGGCCAGTGGATGGACGGCGTGTTAGTTGTCGGCGGTTGCGACAAAAACATGCCCGGCGGCTTGATGGGTATTTTGCGCGCCAATGTGCCGGCGATTTATGTTTACGGCGGCACCATCATGCCCGGTCATTACAAAGGCAAAGACCTCAATATCGTGAGCGTGTTTGAAGCCGTTGGCGAGAATGCTGCCGGCCGCATGAGCGACGAAGACTTGCTGCAAATCGAGCGCCGCGCCATCCCCGGCACCGGTAGCTGCGGCGGCATGTATACCGCCAACACCATGTCTAGCGCATTTGAAGCTTTGGGTATTTCGTTGCCTTTTTCCAGCACCATGGCCAACCCGCATGACGAAAAACTTAACTCGGCCAAAGAGTCAGCCCGGGTATTGGTTCAAGCCATTCGCAAAGACATCAAGCCACGCGACATCGTGACCAAAGAGGCAATTGAAAACGCCGTCGCCGTCATCATGGCCACTGGCGGATCAACCAATGCAGTGCTGCACTTTTTGGCGATTGCCCACACCGCGGGCGTGGACTGGTCGATTGATGATTTCGAACGTATTCGCGTCAAAACGCCAGTGCTGTGTGACCTTAAGCCGTCCGGCAAATACCTCGCCGTCGATTTGCATAAAGCTGGCGGTATTCCGCAAGTCATGAAGATGCTGTTAGTTGCCGGACTGTTGCACGGCGACTGTCTAACCATCAGTGGTCAAACCGTAGCTGAAGTACTTAAAGATATTCCTGACGCACCACGCGCTGACCAAGACGTGATTCGTCCCATCGACAAACCCATGTACGCCCAAGGCCACTTGGCGATTCTTAAAGGCAACCTTTCACCTGAAGGCTGTGTCGCTAAAATCACCGGCCTGAAAAACCCAGTCATGACTGGCCCAGCGCGGGTTTTTAATGACGAACAATCCGCTTTAGCCGCCATTCTTGCCGGCAAAATTGTTGCTGGCGATGTGATGGTGCTGCGCTATCTAGGCCCTAAAGGCGGCCCCGGCATGCCGGAAATGCTGGCCCCAACTGGCGCATTGATTGGTGCGGGTTTGGGCGAGAGCGTAGGCTTAATCACAGACGGCCGTTTTTCTGGCGGCACTTGGGGCATGGTAGTTGGCCATGTGGCACCAGAAGCGGCAGCTGGCGGCAATATCGCCTTTATCGAAGAAGACGATTCCATCACCATTGATGCGCGCAAATTACTGCTGCAACTAAACGTCAGCGATGAAGTGTTGGCGAAAAGAAAAGTTGGCTGGACCGCACCAGCGCCGCGCTATACGCGTGGAGTTCAGGCCAAGTTCGCCTTTAATGCCTCTAGCGCCAGCAAAGGCGCGGTGCTTGACGACTATTGA
- a CDS encoding c-type cytochrome, whose amino-acid sequence MKRILLITALVTTGVTASLPAMADMALASAKNCMACHAVDKKLVGPSYKSVAEKYAGQAGAADMLALKIMKGGAGVWGPIPMPANAQVNPEEAKKLATWVLNQK is encoded by the coding sequence ATGAAACGAATTCTCTTAATCACAGCCCTTGTCACCACTGGCGTGACCGCATCTCTTCCAGCAATGGCCGACATGGCATTGGCATCAGCCAAAAACTGCATGGCTTGCCACGCAGTAGACAAAAAATTAGTCGGTCCCTCATACAAAAGCGTGGCTGAAAAATATGCTGGCCAAGCTGGCGCTGCGGATATGTTGGCACTAAAAATCATGAAAGGCGGCGCTGGTGTTTGGGGGCCAATACCCATGCCAGCGAACGCGCAGGTCAATCCTGAAGAAGCCAAAAAACTCGCCACTTGGGTGCTAAACCAAAAATGA